From a region of the Enterobacter cancerogenus genome:
- the yidC gene encoding membrane protein insertase YidC, translated as MDSQRNLLIIALLFVSFMIWQAWEQDKNPQPQQQTTQTTTTAAGSAADQGVPASGQGKQITVKTDVLELTINTRGGDVEQALLLTYPKELKSTEPFQLLETTPEFIYQAQSGLTGRDGPDNPANGARPLYNVDSDTFVLADGQNEIAIPMTYTDAAGNTFTKTFTLKRGEYAVNVGYSVQNAGEKPLELSTFGQLKQSINLPSHRDTGSSNFALHTFRGAAYSTPDTKYEKYKFDTIADNENLNVSSKGGWVAMLQQYFATAWVPNNDGTNNFYTANLGNGIAAIGYKSQPVLVQPGQTGKLASTLWVGPEIQDKMAAVAPHLDLTVDYGWLWFISQPLFKLLKFIHSFLGNWGFSIIVITFIVRGIMYPLTKAQYTSMAKMRMLQPKIAAMRERLGDDKQRQSQEMMALYKAEKVNPLGGCFPLLIQMPIFLALYYMLMGSVELRHAPFALWIHDLSAQDPYYILPILMGVTMFFIQKMSPTTVTDPMQQKIMTFMPVIFTVFFLWFPSGLVLYYIVSNLVTIIQQQLIYRGLEKRGLHSREKKKS; from the coding sequence ATGGATTCGCAACGCAATCTTCTTATCATCGCTTTGTTGTTCGTGTCTTTCATGATCTGGCAGGCTTGGGAGCAGGATAAAAATCCTCAACCTCAGCAGCAGACCACGCAGACCACGACCACCGCAGCGGGTAGCGCCGCCGACCAGGGCGTACCGGCCAGTGGCCAGGGGAAACAGATTACGGTTAAGACCGATGTGCTTGAGCTGACTATCAACACCCGTGGTGGTGATGTTGAGCAGGCGCTGCTGTTGACCTACCCGAAAGAGCTGAAGTCTACTGAACCGTTCCAGTTACTGGAAACCACGCCTGAGTTTATCTACCAGGCTCAAAGCGGCCTGACCGGTCGTGATGGCCCGGATAACCCGGCTAACGGTGCGCGTCCGCTGTATAACGTCGACAGTGATACCTTTGTCCTGGCTGATGGTCAGAACGAAATCGCCATCCCGATGACCTATACTGACGCGGCAGGCAACACCTTCACCAAAACCTTCACCCTGAAACGCGGTGAATATGCGGTGAACGTGGGCTACAGCGTACAGAACGCCGGTGAAAAACCGCTGGAACTGTCGACCTTTGGTCAGCTGAAGCAGTCCATCAATCTGCCGTCTCACCGTGACACCGGAAGCAGCAACTTTGCGCTGCATACCTTCCGTGGCGCGGCGTACTCCACGCCAGATACCAAGTATGAGAAATACAAATTCGACACCATTGCCGATAACGAAAACCTGAACGTCAGTTCTAAAGGCGGCTGGGTAGCGATGCTGCAGCAGTATTTCGCGACGGCGTGGGTACCGAATAACGACGGCACCAACAACTTCTACACCGCGAACCTCGGCAACGGTATTGCAGCCATCGGCTACAAATCTCAGCCGGTTCTGGTTCAGCCGGGTCAAACCGGTAAGCTGGCAAGCACCCTGTGGGTCGGCCCGGAAATCCAGGACAAAATGGCTGCCGTGGCACCGCACCTGGATCTGACCGTCGATTACGGTTGGTTGTGGTTCATCTCTCAGCCGCTGTTTAAGCTGCTGAAGTTTATCCACAGCTTCCTGGGCAACTGGGGCTTCTCGATCATCGTTATCACCTTCATCGTTCGTGGCATCATGTACCCGCTGACTAAAGCGCAGTACACCTCCATGGCGAAGATGCGTATGCTGCAGCCGAAGATTGCGGCGATGCGTGAGCGTCTGGGCGATGACAAACAGCGTCAGAGCCAGGAGATGATGGCCCTGTACAAAGCAGAGAAAGTGAACCCGCTGGGCGGCTGCTTCCCGCTGCTGATTCAGATGCCAATCTTCCTTGCGCTGTACTACATGCTGATGGGTTCCGTTGAACTGCGCCACGCGCCGTTCGCTCTGTGGATCCATGACCTGTCTGCACAGGACCCGTACTACATCCTGCCGATCCTGATGGGCGTAACGATGTTCTTCATCCAGAAGATGTCGCCGACCACCGTGACCGACCCGATGCAGCAGAAGATCATGACCTTTATGCCGGTCATCTTCACCGTGTTCTTCCTGTGGTTCCCGTCAGGTCTGGTGCTGTACTATATCGTCAGCAACCTGGTGACCATCATCCAGCAGCAGCTGATTTACCGTGGTCTGGAAAAACGTGGCCTGCATAGCCGCGAAAAGAAAAAGTCCTGA
- the mnmE gene encoding tRNA uridine-5-carboxymethylaminomethyl(34) synthesis GTPase MnmE — MSHNDTIVAQATPPGRGGVGILRISGLKAREVAEAVLGKLPKPRYADYLPFKDSDGTPLDQGIALWFPGPNSFTGEDVLELQGHGGPVILDLLLKRILTLPGLRIAKPGEFSERAFLNDKLDLAQAEAIADLIDASSEQAARSALNSLQGAFSARVNHLVEALTHLRIYVEAAIDFPDEEIDFLSDGKIEAQLNEVMKDLDAVRAEARQGSLLREGMKVVIAGRPNAGKSSLLNALAGREAAIVTDIAGTTRDVLREHIHIDGMPLHIIDTAGLRDASDEVERIGIERAWQEIEQADRVLFMVDGTTTDAVDPADIWPDFIARLPAKLPITVVRNKADVTGETLGISDVNGHSLIRLSARTGEGVDDLRNHLKQSMGFDTSMEGGFLARRRHLQALEEAANHLVQGKAQLIGAWAGELLAEELRLAQQNLSEITGEFTSDDLLGRIFSSFCIGK, encoded by the coding sequence ATGAGCCATAACGACACTATCGTCGCCCAGGCAACCCCACCGGGACGCGGTGGTGTAGGCATTCTGCGTATCTCCGGCCTGAAGGCGCGTGAGGTAGCCGAAGCGGTGCTGGGTAAGCTGCCAAAGCCGCGCTACGCTGATTATCTTCCGTTTAAAGACAGTGACGGCACGCCGCTGGATCAGGGCATTGCGCTGTGGTTCCCCGGCCCGAACTCCTTTACCGGGGAAGATGTGCTTGAGCTACAGGGCCACGGCGGCCCGGTGATCCTCGACCTGCTGTTAAAACGTATTCTGACCTTGCCGGGCCTGCGCATTGCGAAGCCGGGCGAGTTCTCCGAGCGCGCCTTTCTGAACGACAAGCTTGATCTGGCCCAGGCCGAGGCGATTGCCGACCTGATTGACGCCAGCTCTGAACAGGCGGCCCGCTCTGCGCTGAACTCCCTTCAGGGGGCGTTTTCCGCGCGCGTGAACCACCTTGTGGAAGCCCTGACGCACCTCAGGATCTACGTCGAAGCGGCCATCGACTTCCCGGATGAGGAGATCGACTTCCTCTCTGACGGCAAAATCGAAGCCCAGCTTAACGAGGTGATGAAGGATCTCGACGCGGTACGCGCCGAAGCACGTCAGGGCAGCCTGCTGCGTGAAGGGATGAAGGTGGTCATCGCCGGACGCCCCAACGCCGGCAAATCGAGCCTGCTGAACGCCCTGGCGGGCCGTGAAGCGGCGATCGTCACCGACATCGCCGGCACCACCCGCGACGTGCTCCGCGAGCATATCCACATCGACGGCATGCCGCTGCACATCATCGATACGGCGGGTCTGCGCGACGCCAGCGATGAGGTCGAACGAATTGGTATCGAACGCGCCTGGCAGGAGATCGAGCAGGCCGACCGCGTGCTGTTTATGGTGGATGGCACCACCACCGACGCCGTTGACCCGGCGGATATCTGGCCGGACTTTATCGCCCGCCTGCCTGCCAAACTGCCGATCACCGTAGTGCGTAACAAAGCGGATGTTACCGGCGAAACGCTGGGCATCAGTGATGTAAATGGTCACTCACTTATTCGTCTGTCGGCACGTACCGGCGAAGGCGTGGACGACCTGCGCAACCATCTCAAGCAGAGCATGGGCTTTGATACCAGCATGGAAGGCGGCTTCCTGGCACGTCGTCGTCACCTGCAGGCGCTGGAAGAGGCGGCCAATCACCTTGTTCAGGGTAAAGCGCAGCTGATCGGCGCGTGGGCAGGAGAACTGCTGGCAGAGGAGTTGCGTCTGGCGCAGCAGAACCTGAGCGAAATCACCGGGGAGTTCACGTCGGACGATCTGCTGGGAAGGATTTTCTCGAGCTTCTGTATTGGTAAGTAA
- a CDS encoding MFS transporter, whose translation MARFLFCSFALVLLYPSGIDMYLVGLPHIARDLNASEAQLHIAFSAYLAGMASSMVFAGRIADKAGRQPVAITGAVIFALASVLCSLAQDSTLFLTGRFIQGIGAGGCYVVAFAILRDTLSAQRRARVLSMMNGITCIIPVLAPVVGYLIMLKFPWQSLFWTMATMGALVFILSIAVLKETHPGAQKTGHTATIHPSEKLLNRFFLSRLAITTLSVAVILTYVNVSPVLLMEIMGFERGEYSVVMALNAVVSMTVSFSMPFALNIFRQRTLMLTSQVVFLVAGVILATTSLPAMMLVGITLICAGFSTGFGVAMSQALGPFSLRAGVASSVLGIAQVCGSSLWIWLAAIMGLNALNMLIGVLIGCSILCIILLLATRPAAHYEEAPQQSRS comes from the coding sequence ATGGCACGTTTTCTGTTTTGTAGCTTCGCGCTGGTTCTGCTTTATCCGTCAGGTATTGATATGTATCTGGTGGGGCTGCCGCACATCGCTCGCGATCTGAATGCCAGCGAAGCGCAGCTGCATATTGCGTTTTCGGCCTACCTGGCGGGGATGGCGTCGTCAATGGTGTTTGCCGGGCGCATCGCTGATAAAGCGGGTCGTCAGCCCGTCGCCATTACAGGCGCGGTGATTTTTGCGCTGGCTTCTGTGCTGTGTTCACTGGCTCAGGACAGCACGCTGTTCCTTACGGGTCGCTTTATTCAGGGCATTGGCGCAGGCGGCTGCTACGTGGTGGCCTTTGCGATTTTGCGCGACACCTTAAGCGCCCAGCGCCGCGCCAGGGTGCTTTCTATGATGAACGGGATCACCTGCATCATTCCGGTGCTGGCACCGGTGGTGGGCTACCTGATCATGCTAAAATTTCCGTGGCAGAGCCTTTTCTGGACGATGGCGACCATGGGGGCGCTGGTCTTTATCCTGTCGATCGCCGTGCTGAAAGAGACGCATCCCGGCGCGCAGAAGACAGGGCATACCGCGACGATTCACCCGTCAGAGAAACTCCTGAACCGCTTTTTCCTCAGTCGCCTGGCGATAACGACGTTAAGCGTGGCGGTGATCCTCACCTATGTAAACGTTTCCCCGGTATTGCTGATGGAAATCATGGGCTTCGAGCGCGGTGAATATTCGGTTGTGATGGCGCTGAACGCGGTGGTCAGCATGACCGTCTCTTTCTCGATGCCTTTCGCCCTCAATATCTTCCGCCAGCGCACGCTGATGCTGACCTCGCAGGTCGTGTTTCTCGTGGCGGGTGTGATCCTGGCGACCACCAGCTTACCCGCGATGATGCTGGTGGGCATTACGCTTATCTGTGCCGGCTTCTCCACCGGCTTTGGCGTGGCGATGAGCCAGGCGCTCGGTCCGTTCTCGCTGCGGGCCGGGGTGGCGAGCTCGGTGCTGGGCATTGCGCAGGTCTGTGGGTCGTCGCTGTGGATTTGGCTGGCGGCCATCATGGGGCTGAACGCGCTGAATATGCTGATCGGGGTACTGATTGGCTGTAGCATACTGTGCATTATCTTACTTTTAGCGACCCGGCCCGCAGCGCATTATGAAGAAGCCCCTCAGCAGTCTCGATCTTAA
- the yidZ gene encoding HTH-type transcriptional regulator YidZ, whose product MKKPLSSLDLNLLLCLQLLLQERSVTKAAKRMNVTPSAVSKSLAKLRDWFDDPLFVKTPLGLLPTPLTVSLEQDLADWMQIGNQILDKFHHDTPGGLTFELAAETPLMLIRLNELLAQVNQRYPQATVKMRHWDYDSLDAITRGEVDLGFTGRETHPRSRELLKLMPWFIDYEILFSDRPCVYLRDDHPALEEEWNLETFLRYPHISIFWERSDTWALDEVLREIGRERNIAMCLPGFEQSMFMAAQPGHNYIATAPHYCHHYNQYHQRKLVKLPIPVDDAQAEKLTVPFTLIWHKRNSHNPKILWLRETIKALYGAPLR is encoded by the coding sequence ATGAAGAAGCCCCTCAGCAGTCTCGATCTTAACCTGTTGCTGTGCCTGCAGCTTTTGTTGCAGGAGCGCAGCGTCACCAAGGCCGCAAAACGGATGAACGTGACGCCGTCGGCGGTGAGTAAATCGCTGGCGAAGCTGCGCGACTGGTTCGACGATCCGCTGTTCGTCAAAACCCCGCTGGGGCTGCTGCCCACGCCGCTAACCGTGAGCCTCGAGCAGGATCTGGCCGACTGGATGCAGATAGGCAACCAGATCCTCGATAAGTTTCATCACGACACGCCCGGCGGCCTGACGTTTGAACTGGCGGCGGAAACGCCGCTGATGCTGATCCGGCTTAACGAGCTGCTGGCGCAGGTCAATCAGCGCTATCCCCAGGCCACAGTGAAGATGCGTCACTGGGATTACGACTCGCTGGACGCCATTACGCGCGGGGAAGTGGATCTGGGCTTTACCGGGCGGGAAACGCACCCGCGCTCACGCGAACTGCTGAAGCTGATGCCGTGGTTTATCGATTACGAAATTCTGTTCAGCGACCGTCCGTGCGTCTATCTGCGGGACGATCATCCCGCGCTGGAGGAGGAGTGGAACCTGGAGACGTTCCTGCGCTATCCGCATATCAGCATTTTTTGGGAGCGGAGCGATACCTGGGCGCTGGACGAAGTGCTGCGCGAAATAGGCCGCGAGCGCAATATCGCCATGTGCTTGCCCGGGTTCGAACAGTCGATGTTTATGGCGGCACAGCCCGGCCATAACTACATCGCCACCGCACCGCATTATTGCCATCACTATAATCAGTACCACCAGCGCAAGCTGGTGAAGCTCCCCATTCCCGTTGATGACGCACAGGCAGAAAAGCTCACCGTGCCCTTCACTCTCATCTGGCATAAACGCAACAGCCACAATCCCAAAATCCTCTGGCTGCGCGAAACCATTAAAGCGCTTTATGGCGCTCCTCTGCGCTAA
- a CDS encoding 4'-phosphopantetheinyl transferase family protein, with amino-acid sequence MATHFARGTLTEGRLISARLSSACHREALKLPEHRRTRYLASRALLAELMFMLYGTIELPDMITQPEGRPVFADPDLPRFSIAYAGNIIGLALTTEGDCGLDLELQRATRGFHVINPHEDYPLSSNEKLWIRNQNDPIEAKSQLITLRQSIRKLCGCASDDASLLQLLPGSGRLRAAKATRVEALSDAEDVLIWSIAVTPAIERLKIWEFDSLRGWHCLPDVPDRANEPAARLMRLTSLPAEKAFTLS; translated from the coding sequence ATGGCTACGCATTTTGCACGTGGGACACTGACAGAAGGACGGCTTATTTCGGCCCGCCTGTCGTCAGCGTGTCACCGTGAAGCACTGAAATTGCCGGAACATCGCAGGACGCGATATTTGGCCTCCAGAGCGCTTCTCGCAGAGCTGATGTTTATGCTGTACGGCACCATCGAACTGCCCGATATGATCACCCAACCCGAAGGCCGACCGGTCTTTGCTGACCCCGACCTCCCTCGTTTCTCCATCGCCTATGCGGGCAACATTATTGGCCTTGCGCTCACCACCGAAGGTGACTGCGGGCTGGATCTGGAGCTTCAGCGTGCCACGCGCGGTTTTCACGTTATTAACCCGCATGAGGATTACCCGCTCTCCAGCAATGAAAAGCTGTGGATCCGAAACCAAAACGATCCCATTGAGGCCAAATCCCAGCTCATCACTCTGCGTCAGAGCATCCGCAAGCTGTGTGGCTGTGCGTCTGATGATGCCAGCCTGCTGCAGCTTCTGCCTGGCTCAGGACGGCTGCGTGCGGCGAAAGCCACGCGGGTCGAAGCGCTCAGCGACGCAGAAGACGTGCTGATCTGGTCCATCGCCGTCACGCCAGCGATTGAACGGCTGAAAATCTGGGAATTTGATAGTTTACGCGGGTGGCACTGCCTTCCGGATGTGCCCGATCGCGCCAACGAACCCGCGGCGCGCCTGATGAGATTAACCAGTTTACCGGCAGAAAAAGCATTTACCCTTAGCTGA
- a CDS encoding NADPH-dependent FMN reductase gives MSDTLKIVTLLGSLRKGSFNGMVARTLPQLAPAGMDITALPSIGDIPLYDADVQQEEGFPQSVEALAEQIRQADGVVIVTPEYNYSVPGGLKNAIDWLSRLPEQPLAGKPVLIQTSSMGAIGGARCQYHLRQILVFLDAMVMNKPEFMGGVIQNKVDPQTGEVVDQSTRDHLSGQLTAFGDYIKRVKA, from the coding sequence ATGTCTGATACGTTGAAAATTGTTACGTTACTGGGAAGCCTGCGCAAAGGTTCATTTAACGGCATGGTTGCCCGCACGCTGCCGCAGCTGGCACCGGCGGGGATGGACATCACCGCCCTGCCTTCTATTGGCGACATCCCGCTCTACGACGCCGACGTGCAGCAGGAAGAGGGTTTCCCGCAGAGCGTTGAGGCGCTGGCAGAGCAGATCCGCCAGGCCGACGGCGTCGTCATCGTTACGCCTGAATACAACTACTCGGTTCCCGGTGGCCTGAAGAACGCCATCGACTGGCTCTCTCGTTTACCGGAGCAACCGCTCGCGGGTAAACCGGTGCTGATTCAGACCAGCTCAATGGGCGCGATTGGCGGCGCGCGCTGCCAGTATCATCTGCGTCAGATCCTGGTGTTCCTGGATGCAATGGTGATGAACAAGCCGGAATTTATGGGTGGCGTGATTCAGAACAAGGTCGACCCGCAGACGGGTGAAGTGGTGGATCAGAGCACGCGTGACCATCTGTCTGGTCAGCTGACCGCGTTTGGGGATTATATTAAGCGGGTGAAAGCCTGA
- the adeP gene encoding adenine permease AdeP: MSQQHTTQTSGQGLLERVFKLREHGTTARTEVIAGFTTFLTMVYIVFVNPQILGVAGMDTSAVFVTTCLIAALGSILMGVFANLPVALAPAMGLNAFFAFVVVQAMGLPWQVGMGAIFWGAIGLLLLTIFRVRYWMIANIPVSLRVGITSGIGLFIGMMGLKNAGVIVANPETLVSIGNLTSHSVLLGVLGFFIIAILASRNIHAAVLVSIIVTTLLGWMLGDVHYSGIVSAPPSVSTVIGHVDLAGSLNLGLAGVIFSFMLVNLFDSSGTLIGVTDKAGLADEKGKFPRMKQALFVDSVSSVAGSFIGTSSVTAYIESSSGVSVGGRTGLTAVVVGLLFLLVIFLSPLAGMVPPYAAAGALIYVGVLMTSSLARVKWDDLTEAVPAFITAVMMPFSFSITEGIALGFISYCVMKIGTGRLRELSPCVIVVALLFVLKIVFIDAH, translated from the coding sequence ATGAGTCAACAACACACTACCCAGACATCTGGTCAGGGTCTGCTTGAGCGCGTGTTTAAACTGCGCGAGCACGGCACAACGGCACGCACCGAAGTGATCGCCGGTTTTACTACCTTCCTGACGATGGTCTATATCGTTTTTGTTAACCCGCAAATTTTGGGCGTGGCTGGCATGGATACCAGCGCCGTCTTCGTGACGACCTGCCTGATCGCTGCGCTTGGCAGCATTTTAATGGGCGTGTTTGCTAACCTGCCGGTCGCACTGGCACCGGCAATGGGCCTGAATGCGTTCTTCGCGTTCGTGGTAGTTCAGGCGATGGGGCTGCCGTGGCAGGTTGGTATGGGCGCCATCTTCTGGGGCGCGATTGGCCTGCTGCTGCTGACCATTTTCCGCGTGCGCTACTGGATGATTGCGAATATCCCGGTGAGCCTGCGCGTGGGCATCACCAGTGGTATCGGCCTGTTCATCGGCATGATGGGGCTGAAAAACGCCGGTGTGATCGTGGCGAACCCGGAAACCCTGGTGAGCATTGGCAACCTGACCTCCCACAGCGTGCTGCTGGGCGTGCTCGGCTTCTTTATCATCGCCATTCTGGCGTCGCGCAACATTCACGCTGCGGTGCTGGTATCGATTATCGTCACTACTCTGCTGGGCTGGATGCTGGGTGACGTTCACTACAGCGGCATCGTCTCTGCGCCGCCGAGCGTGTCGACCGTGATTGGTCACGTAGACCTGGCCGGTTCGCTGAACCTCGGTCTGGCAGGCGTGATTTTCTCGTTCATGCTGGTAAACCTGTTCGACTCCTCCGGAACGCTGATCGGCGTGACCGACAAAGCGGGTCTGGCGGATGAGAAAGGCAAGTTCCCGCGCATGAAGCAGGCGCTGTTTGTGGACAGCGTCTCCTCCGTCGCCGGCTCTTTCATCGGCACCTCGTCTGTTACCGCTTACATTGAATCCTCTTCCGGCGTCTCCGTGGGCGGCCGTACCGGCCTGACGGCGGTTGTCGTCGGCCTGCTGTTCCTGCTGGTGATCTTCCTCTCTCCGCTGGCGGGCATGGTGCCTCCGTATGCGGCAGCCGGCGCGCTGATTTATGTTGGCGTGCTGATGACGTCCAGCCTGGCGCGCGTGAAGTGGGACGATTTAACCGAAGCGGTGCCAGCGTTTATTACCGCGGTGATGATGCCGTTCAGCTTCTCGATTACCGAAGGTATCGCGCTGGGCTTTATCTCTTACTGCGTAATGAAGATCGGGACCGGCCGCCTGCGCGAACTCAGCCCATGCGTGATCGTCGTGGCGCTGCTGTTTGTGCTGAAGATTGTGTTTATTGACGCGCACTAA
- the yieH gene encoding 6-phosphogluconate phosphatase, which translates to MSGIEAVFFDCDGTLVDSEVICSRAYVAMFQEFGITLDLDEVFKRFKGVKLYEIIDIINAEHGTDLAKADLEPVYRAEVARLFDSELEVIPGANALLDAMTVPICVVSNGPVSKMQHSLGKLEMVHHFPEKLFSGYDIQRWKPDPALMFHAAKAMNVNVENCILVDDSSAGAQSGIDAGMEVFYFCADPHNKPIDHPKVTTFTDLAQLPALWKARGWDITR; encoded by the coding sequence ATGTCCGGAATTGAAGCGGTATTTTTCGACTGCGACGGTACGCTGGTCGACAGTGAGGTCATTTGTTCCCGCGCGTATGTCGCCATGTTCCAGGAATTTGGCATTACGCTCGATCTCGACGAGGTGTTCAAACGGTTTAAGGGCGTCAAGCTCTACGAGATCATCGACATCATTAACGCAGAGCACGGCACGGATCTGGCGAAAGCGGATCTGGAGCCGGTGTACCGCGCCGAGGTCGCACGCCTGTTCGACTCAGAGCTGGAGGTTATTCCCGGTGCGAATGCGCTGCTGGATGCGATGACGGTGCCCATCTGCGTGGTCTCCAATGGCCCGGTCAGCAAAATGCAGCATTCGCTCGGCAAGCTGGAGATGGTGCATCACTTCCCGGAAAAATTGTTCAGCGGCTACGATATCCAGCGCTGGAAGCCCGATCCGGCCCTGATGTTCCATGCGGCAAAGGCGATGAACGTGAACGTGGAGAACTGCATTCTGGTGGATGATTCCTCTGCGGGGGCGCAGTCGGGGATTGATGCGGGAATGGAGGTGTTTTACTTCTGTGCCGATCCGCACAACAAGCCGATCGATCATCCGAAAGTAACGACCTTTACCGACCTGGCGCAGCTGCCAGCGTTGTGGAAGGCTCGCGGGTGGGATATTACTCGCTAG
- the phoU gene encoding phosphate signaling complex protein PhoU: MDNLNLNKHISGQFNAELESIRTQVMTMGGMVEQQLSDAITAMHNQDSELAKRVIAGDQNVNMMEVAIDEACVRIIAKRQPTASDLRLVMAIIKTIAELERIGDVADKICRTALEKFSQQHQPLLVSLESLGRHTVQMLHDVLDAFARMDLDEAVRIYREDKKVDQEYEGIVRQLMTYMMEDSRTIPSVLTALFCARSIERIGDRCQNICEYIFYFVKGQDFRHVGGDELDKLLAGKDPKE, from the coding sequence ATGGACAACCTCAATCTTAATAAACACATTTCCGGCCAGTTCAACGCAGAGCTGGAAAGCATCCGCACCCAGGTGATGACCATGGGTGGCATGGTGGAGCAGCAGCTTTCTGATGCGATCACTGCCATGCACAACCAGGACAGCGAGCTGGCGAAGCGCGTTATCGCCGGCGATCAGAACGTCAACATGATGGAAGTGGCCATCGACGAGGCCTGCGTGCGCATTATTGCCAAGCGCCAGCCAACGGCGAGCGACCTGCGTCTGGTGATGGCGATCATCAAAACCATCGCCGAGCTGGAACGTATTGGCGACGTGGCCGATAAAATCTGCCGTACCGCGCTGGAGAAATTCTCCCAGCAGCACCAGCCGCTGCTGGTCAGCCTGGAGTCGCTGGGCCGCCACACCGTGCAGATGCTGCACGACGTGCTGGATGCCTTTGCGCGTATGGATCTGGACGAAGCGGTGCGTATCTACCGTGAAGACAAGAAAGTCGACCAGGAGTACGAAGGCATCGTGCGCCAGCTGATGACCTACATGATGGAAGATTCGCGGACGATCCCAAGCGTACTGACCGCCCTGTTCTGCGCACGCTCCATCGAGCGTATCGGCGACCGCTGCCAGAACATTTGTGAATACATCTTCTACTTCGTGAAAGGTCAGGATTTCCGTCACGTGGGCGGCGACGAGCTGGACAAGCTGCTGGCGGGGAAAGATCCGAAAGAGTGA
- the pstB gene encoding phosphate ABC transporter ATP-binding protein PstB: MSMVDTAPGKIQVRDLNFYYGKFHALKNINLDIAKNQVTAFIGPSGCGKSTLLRTFNKMYSLYPEQRAEGEIILDGENILTHAQDIALLRAKVGMVFQKPTPFPMSIYDNIAFGVRLFEKLSRADMDERVQWALTKAALWNETKDKLHQSGYSLSGGQQQRLCIARGIAIRPEVLLLDEPCSALDPISTGRIEELITELKQDYTVVIVTHNMQQAARCSDHTAFMYLGELIEFSDTDALFTRPAKKQTEDYITGRYG; the protein is encoded by the coding sequence ATGAGTATGGTTGATACTGCCCCGGGTAAGATTCAGGTTCGTGATTTGAACTTCTACTACGGCAAATTCCATGCCCTGAAGAACATCAACCTGGATATCGCGAAGAACCAGGTCACGGCATTCATCGGTCCGTCCGGCTGCGGTAAATCTACCCTGCTGCGTACCTTTAACAAGATGTATTCGCTCTATCCGGAGCAGCGCGCCGAAGGTGAAATTATCCTGGACGGGGAAAACATTTTGACCCACGCCCAGGATATCGCCCTGCTGCGCGCGAAAGTGGGCATGGTGTTCCAGAAACCGACGCCGTTCCCGATGTCGATTTATGACAACATCGCGTTTGGCGTGCGCCTGTTTGAAAAGCTCTCCCGTGCCGATATGGACGAGCGCGTGCAGTGGGCCTTGACCAAGGCCGCATTGTGGAACGAAACCAAAGATAAGTTACACCAGAGCGGTTACTCTCTCTCCGGCGGTCAGCAGCAGCGTCTGTGCATTGCGCGCGGCATCGCCATCCGCCCGGAAGTGCTGCTGCTTGATGAGCCGTGTTCCGCGCTGGACCCTATCTCCACGGGCCGCATTGAAGAGCTGATCACCGAGCTGAAGCAGGATTACACCGTGGTTATCGTGACCCACAACATGCAGCAGGCTGCGCGTTGCTCCGATCACACGGCGTTTATGTACCTGGGCGAGCTGATTGAGTTTAGCGATACGGATGCGCTGTTCACCCGCCCCGCGAAGAAACAAACTGAAGATTATATTACTGGCCGCTACGGTTGA